The Verrucomicrobiota bacterium genome has a segment encoding these proteins:
- a CDS encoding CRTAC1 family protein, whose translation MVGAPGGFTETTIPAGISYQQYRDDYVTPEEVNILTGGAAAGDFDNDGWVDLFVTRVDDTDILYRNRGGFRAPDAPWFEDVTATANILINDSTNGAAWGDIDNDGDLDLIVTTIQSPRFYLYLNQGNGTFVEEGIERGVALIGETDHNGFSIAFGDYDRDGWLDVHICEWGILRSAPGVENHTVLLRNRGPSFPGFFENATEAAGVVMGTGDQEKLFAFASSFADFDGDGWPDLAVASDFRTSQIFWNNGDGTFLEGTDAAGINKGSSEMGSAIGDFNLDGLLDWFITCIEDNRFYRNLGDRVFAEEAGMMGLQNAGWGWGTQMLDMENDGDLDLIMTNGYHAHETTKEIYYASNNRDLMHLWRNDDASYTDVSAGFGIRDDGEGKGLLLFDYDRDGDQDVFVTNTGEASTLYRNDIHNGNAWLRLELKGTASNSQGIGSRVKVTATDAAEPRYYELIGANNFLSQSEAAVHIGLGSLVEPVHQVEISWPSGKIQILRDVAINQHLSVEEPPFFFYSDWVVQKFPVEDQSDSEVVAQLADKDKDGVNNLWEYVFGLHPLIANVHPLFQLQSVEDEVNAYCLNFSRGIEGDDIHLSFECSTDLDSWSELTDYVETVVPGNDRNEVQLKFSKAGPFFFQIRALVEW comes from the coding sequence ATGGTAGGTGCACCCGGAGGATTTACCGAAACGACCATTCCCGCCGGTATTTCTTATCAACAATATAGAGACGACTATGTTACCCCCGAGGAAGTTAACATTCTTACCGGTGGAGCAGCTGCCGGTGATTTTGATAACGATGGATGGGTAGACTTGTTTGTTACCCGCGTTGACGATACCGATATCCTATACCGGAACCGAGGAGGATTTCGAGCGCCCGATGCCCCGTGGTTTGAAGATGTGACCGCGACTGCGAACATTCTAATTAATGATAGTACCAACGGCGCAGCCTGGGGCGATATCGACAATGATGGAGATCTGGATTTGATCGTTACCACCATTCAGTCGCCTCGCTTTTATTTATATTTGAATCAGGGTAATGGCACCTTTGTTGAAGAAGGAATTGAGCGTGGTGTCGCTTTGATTGGCGAAACGGATCATAACGGATTCAGTATTGCATTCGGCGACTACGATCGCGACGGCTGGCTCGACGTTCATATTTGCGAATGGGGAATTCTTCGTTCTGCCCCGGGGGTGGAGAATCACACGGTCCTTCTCCGAAACCGTGGTCCTTCCTTTCCCGGTTTTTTTGAAAATGCTACCGAAGCTGCCGGTGTGGTAATGGGAACGGGTGACCAGGAAAAACTCTTTGCCTTTGCCTCCAGCTTTGCCGATTTCGATGGCGATGGGTGGCCAGACTTGGCAGTGGCGTCGGATTTTAGAACTTCTCAGATATTTTGGAACAATGGCGACGGTACTTTCTTAGAAGGAACAGATGCCGCAGGTATAAATAAAGGAAGCAGCGAAATGGGATCCGCCATTGGTGACTTCAACCTGGATGGCTTATTGGATTGGTTCATTACCTGTATCGAAGACAACCGGTTTTATCGAAATCTCGGCGACCGTGTATTTGCAGAAGAGGCTGGGATGATGGGCTTGCAAAATGCAGGATGGGGATGGGGTACCCAGATGTTGGATATGGAGAACGATGGGGATCTCGATCTTATTATGACGAACGGTTATCATGCCCACGAAACGACCAAAGAAATTTATTATGCTTCCAATAATAGAGACCTCATGCATTTGTGGAGAAATGATGACGCTTCATATACGGATGTGAGTGCTGGTTTTGGAATTCGCGATGATGGTGAAGGTAAAGGGCTTCTATTATTTGATTACGACCGTGATGGTGATCAGGATGTGTTTGTAACAAACACAGGAGAAGCTTCCACCCTTTATAGAAACGATATTCATAATGGTAATGCCTGGCTACGGCTCGAATTAAAGGGAACAGCCTCTAACTCCCAGGGGATAGGTTCCAGGGTGAAGGTCACTGCAACAGATGCTGCCGAACCCAGGTATTACGAACTGATCGGTGCAAACAATTTTTTGAGCCAAAGCGAAGCGGCAGTGCATATCGGTCTTGGCTCATTAGTGGAACCGGTTCACCAGGTGGAAATATCCTGGCCAAGTGGTAAGATTCAAATTCTAAGGGATGTTGCCATCAACCAACACTTGTCTGTTGAAGAGCCTCCCTTCTTTTTTTATTCCGATTGGGTCGTTCAAAAGTTTCCTGTGGAAGATCAAAGTGATTCTGAAGTCGTGGCCCAATTGGCTGATAAGGATAAAGACGGTGTCAATAATCTCTGGGAATATGTATTTGGTCTTCATCCCTTGATTGCCAATGTGCATCCTTTATTCCAACTTCAATCGGTAGAGGATGAGGTGAACGCTTATTGCCTTAACTTTTCCCGAGGCATTGAAGGTGACGATATTCATCTTTCGTTTGAGTGCTCCACTGACCTGGACTCTTGGTCAGAATTAACCGACTATGTAGAAACGGTTGTTCCGGGGAATGATCGTAATGAAGTTCAATTGAAGTTCTCAAAGGCTGGTCCATTCTTCTTTCAGATTCGGGCTCTGGTGGAGTGGTAG
- a CDS encoding TonB-dependent receptor plug domain-containing protein: MNKKTNWKTIALLLLISCGIILPLSAQEDDEDLVILDPFEISADEVSGYSATTTMAGTRINTQLRDIGSAISVITEEFMRDTGATNSETLLQYTTNTEVSGIGGNFTNISGGNTVDESGTFLRPHQSTRVRGLAAADNTRNFFLTEVPWDGYNVDRVDMQRGPNAILFGLGSPAGVINTSTITAHFENEHELEVRIGDNDSTRMTLDINRVLIEDQLGIRIAYLNKDQKYQQHPAFDDDDRIFATIRYEPEVLNGDGISSSLKLNYEDGKIDRNRPRSVTPNDNITPFFGGPNRQDGLRRTVFNPITVQNQSGNPNTGQARTDHPNLNYNPYHEPWLGNYAQVFGGPIVFFGDEAKGSHTGNYFVSEFNSGFGIGPDGAIDGTLGNPFARHTGVATYSSYARNVRILQDPSQIYDPDYNPIVATGLPFNTFGQYKDRHLTDPTIFDFYNYLLDGSNKKEWADFDNFSVTWDQTFFNGNLGYEAVYDKQDYRDGQLTFLNGFRQGLNIDTNSHYIDGTPNPNAGRPFISDSYEFGNNHSTIGRENIRGTGFFRHDFRDMDDDNTIYRILGRHTLTGLYVRDKVQTERFGFRQYGTPDSYGQIIGVPNQGDNRRQLNHSSYLGDSLVNRASASGANIPPVSAIQMPGSGSVRFFDSHWNGGEVDPAALWINATGGESTQSENPANYVGWNNAPFQVIDNRDGSNPNLLNEARWTKNEIESKAGVWQGHFWDDAIVGMYGYREDTATAWSDQAPLTNGVPNLNGFGTDDDPTIVSGITRSKSVVAHLDRLIDPGFGVSVFYNESSNFQPAANRVDILGQAIAPPSGETEDYGFTLSTHDNKYSLKVNWYETKVANATNSTMASILWSVGTVENWAYNWATIFSENMHDDWKDEYGPGIAINSGGVNLPDQAAASAFEQAAYTDYFANLPPQAFWDAWNVDTALQTRIDGLQTAQQPNGLAATSDTVSKGTEFEFVAQPTPNWRIAINAAKTDAISDNVGGAVAKYIESRIAVAEGPAGDVRIWSGSNSAPTFRSIMQDNFIGPYKLMILQQGSSVPELRKWRFNLITNYDFKEGRLAGLNVGGGFRYQDSNIIGYPLKSDSDGNTTFDLNNPYKGPTEENYDAWIGYSSKLTDKIDWRIQLNLRNIGVGNELIPLNTQPDGTPAAWRISPSQTWELTNTFSF, encoded by the coding sequence ATGAACAAAAAAACAAACTGGAAAACTATAGCCTTGCTGCTGTTAATTTCATGCGGGATCATCCTTCCGCTATCAGCTCAAGAGGACGACGAAGACTTGGTAATCCTCGATCCTTTTGAGATATCAGCCGACGAAGTATCCGGATACTCTGCCACTACTACTATGGCGGGAACCCGGATTAATACTCAATTAAGAGATATTGGTTCGGCCATTTCCGTTATCACGGAAGAATTCATGCGTGATACAGGAGCGACTAACAGTGAAACCCTGCTGCAATACACCACTAACACCGAAGTCAGCGGAATTGGTGGAAATTTCACTAACATCTCCGGCGGCAACACAGTAGATGAGTCTGGAACTTTTCTGCGACCGCACCAAAGCACTCGTGTGCGCGGTTTGGCTGCAGCAGACAATACACGTAATTTCTTTCTAACTGAAGTCCCATGGGATGGCTACAATGTAGATCGTGTAGATATGCAACGTGGACCCAACGCCATCCTGTTTGGCCTCGGGAGTCCAGCCGGCGTTATCAACACCAGCACCATAACGGCCCACTTCGAAAACGAACATGAGCTTGAAGTTCGCATAGGAGACAATGACAGCACTCGGATGACCCTGGACATCAATCGCGTGCTGATTGAAGACCAATTGGGAATCCGTATTGCCTACTTGAATAAAGATCAGAAGTACCAGCAACACCCAGCCTTTGACGACGATGACCGTATTTTTGCCACCATCCGCTACGAACCGGAAGTGTTGAATGGCGATGGGATCAGCTCCTCTCTGAAGCTGAACTACGAAGACGGAAAAATCGACCGCAACCGCCCACGTTCGGTTACCCCCAACGATAACATCACTCCATTCTTTGGTGGACCCAACCGACAAGACGGACTGCGCAGAACCGTTTTTAACCCGATTACTGTTCAAAATCAATCTGGGAACCCCAATACAGGCCAAGCGCGAACGGACCACCCAAATCTTAATTACAATCCCTACCATGAACCTTGGCTGGGTAACTACGCTCAAGTATTTGGTGGCCCGATCGTTTTCTTCGGAGACGAAGCCAAGGGCAGCCATACAGGTAACTACTTCGTTTCAGAATTCAATAGCGGTTTCGGAATAGGGCCAGATGGAGCAATCGACGGCACTCTGGGGAATCCGTTTGCCAGACACACCGGCGTTGCCACCTATTCAAGCTACGCCAGAAACGTTCGGATCCTGCAAGACCCTAGCCAGATCTACGATCCAGATTACAACCCTATTGTGGCGACGGGGCTTCCTTTCAACACATTTGGTCAATACAAGGATCGCCACCTGACCGACCCAACCATCTTTGATTTTTACAACTATCTACTGGATGGTTCTAACAAAAAGGAGTGGGCCGATTTCGATAATTTCAGTGTGACTTGGGATCAAACCTTTTTCAATGGAAACCTGGGTTATGAAGCCGTCTACGACAAACAAGACTACCGTGATGGCCAACTCACTTTCCTGAATGGATTCAGGCAAGGTCTGAATATCGACACCAATTCACATTATATTGATGGCACACCAAATCCTAATGCCGGCCGGCCTTTCATTTCGGATTCTTATGAGTTTGGAAACAACCACAGCACCATCGGTCGTGAGAACATTCGCGGAACGGGATTCTTTCGGCACGATTTCCGGGATATGGATGATGACAACACTATCTACCGTATCTTGGGCCGCCACACCCTAACAGGACTCTACGTGCGGGATAAAGTACAGACGGAACGCTTCGGTTTCCGCCAATATGGCACTCCAGATTCCTATGGACAGATAATTGGAGTTCCCAATCAAGGAGACAATCGACGCCAGTTGAACCACTCGTCTTACTTGGGAGACTCGCTGGTAAATCGTGCCTCTGCTTCGGGCGCAAATATTCCACCGGTATCGGCAATACAAATGCCCGGCTCTGGCAGCGTACGCTTTTTTGATTCACACTGGAACGGTGGAGAAGTCGATCCAGCAGCCCTATGGATTAACGCCACTGGAGGAGAAAGCACTCAGTCTGAAAACCCGGCCAACTACGTAGGTTGGAATAATGCTCCTTTTCAAGTCATCGACAATCGGGATGGTTCCAACCCGAACCTCCTGAACGAGGCTCGTTGGACAAAAAACGAAATCGAATCCAAGGCGGGAGTCTGGCAAGGCCACTTCTGGGATGATGCAATCGTTGGCATGTATGGCTACCGGGAAGATACCGCAACGGCATGGAGCGACCAAGCTCCTTTGACCAATGGAGTGCCAAATCTGAATGGATTTGGGACAGACGACGACCCCACTATTGTTTCAGGAATAACCCGCAGCAAAAGTGTGGTAGCTCACTTGGATCGCTTAATTGACCCAGGTTTTGGAGTCAGTGTGTTTTACAACGAGTCAAGCAACTTCCAGCCTGCGGCCAACCGGGTTGATATCCTGGGGCAAGCAATTGCACCACCCAGTGGCGAAACGGAAGATTACGGTTTCACACTCTCGACCCATGACAATAAATATTCCCTGAAAGTTAATTGGTACGAAACAAAGGTCGCCAATGCCACGAACAGTACGATGGCAAGTATCTTGTGGTCAGTAGGAACTGTAGAAAACTGGGCCTACAACTGGGCAACCATTTTCTCTGAAAACATGCACGACGATTGGAAAGATGAATACGGACCTGGAATAGCCATTAACTCAGGTGGGGTAAACCTGCCCGATCAGGCCGCCGCCAGTGCATTCGAGCAAGCTGCTTACACTGACTATTTTGCGAATTTACCACCGCAAGCGTTTTGGGATGCATGGAATGTGGATACCGCATTACAAACCAGGATCGACGGTCTTCAAACTGCACAACAACCGAATGGTCTGGCCGCCACCAGCGACACCGTTTCCAAAGGAACCGAGTTTGAGTTTGTAGCTCAGCCAACTCCTAATTGGCGGATTGCGATAAATGCAGCCAAAACAGATGCCATTAGCGACAATGTTGGCGGAGCAGTGGCGAAATACATCGAATCACGTATTGCGGTTGCAGAAGGACCTGCAGGGGATGTCCGTATATGGAGCGGTAGCAACAGTGCTCCTACCTTCCGTTCAATCATGCAAGACAACTTCATCGGCCCCTACAAATTGATGATCCTGCAACAAGGATCATCTGTTCCCGAACTGCGCAAATGGCGGTTTAATTTGATAACCAACTATGACTTCAAAGAGGGTCGCCTCGCCGGCCTAAATGTAGGTGGAGGTTTCCGATACCAAGACTCAAACATCATCGGTTATCCGTTAAAATCTGACAGTGATGGAAACACCACATTCGATTTGAATAACCCTTACAAAGGTCCGACTGAAGAAAATTACGACGCCTGGATAGGATACAGTAGCAAACTAACCGACAAAATCGACTGGCGTATCCAGTTGAATTTACGGAACATTGGCGTAGGTAACGAGCTGATTCCGCTCAATACCCAACCTGATGGAACTCCTGCAGCCTGGCGGATCAGTCCTTCTCAAACATGGGAGCTTACAAATACATTTAGTTTCTAA